From one Rhodamnia argentea isolate NSW1041297 chromosome 1, ASM2092103v1, whole genome shotgun sequence genomic stretch:
- the LOC115750314 gene encoding cytokinin dehydrogenase 3-like → MLEMAQNRPMASRCMIITLITMSTLLSMVCQPKLLTDSLYQDLLSLPIADNLHVDPESIREASVDFGLIVRETPAAVLHPSRPEDIAILVAFAYNRPSTPLTISARGCGHSVQGQAMARDGVVVDMTSLGNKGSRTTVSWSPSLGHYADVGGQQLWIDVLEETLKHDVAPVSWTDYLYLTVGGTLSNAGISGETFRYGPQINNVYEMDVITGTGDYLTCSHDKNPELFYAALGGLGQFGIITRARVALGPAPKRAKWVKMLYSDFSAFTMGQEHLISRHGRDQDEAMDYVEGSLLMRRNSGSWISFFSPSDHQRLMSLVTEHELLYCIEVAKFYDERTQSTVDKDLEMILKDLSHVPEFMFEKDVAYVDFLNRVRVSELKLQGQGLWNVPHPWLNLFVPKSRIANFNTGAFKNIVLKKNITTGTVLIYPMNKNKWDDRMSAVIPDEDVFYTVGFLHSSGFEDWQEFDLQNKEVLLFCEDNGIKVKQYLPNYNTEREWMQHFGPKWRTFQEGKAQFDPKMLLSPGQRIFNHNYKHGFEL, encoded by the exons ATGTTGGAAATGGCACAAAACCGTCCAATGGCCTCACGTTGCATGATAATAACACTCATCACGATGAGTACGTTGCTCTCCATGGTGTGCCAACCCAAGCTCTTGACCGATTCACTGTACCAggacctcctctctctccccatcGCCGACAACCTCCACGTTGACCCCGAATCCATCCGCGAGGCCTCTGTCGACTTCGGCCTCATCGTCCGAGAAACTCCCGCGGCTGTCCTTCACCCGTCTCGCCCCGAAGACATTGCGATCCTCGTGGCATTCGCTTACAATAGACCCTCTACTCCTCTCACTATCTCGGCCAGAGGATGCGGCCACTCCGTCCAGGGACAAGCCATGGCTCGTGATGGGGTCGTCGTGGACATGACGTCTCTCGGTAACAAGGGAAGTAGGACCACTGTATCGTGGAGCCCGTCGCTCGGTCACTATGCCGACGTTGGTGGACAGCAACTGTGGATCGATGTGTTGGAGGAGACGCTGAAACATGATGTTGCGCCAGTTTCGTGGACAGATTACTTGTACCTAACCGTGGGCGGTACGCTCTCCAATGCAGGCATTAGCGGGGAAACATTTCGATATGGCCCTCAGATCAACAATGTCTATGAAATGGATGTTATTACTG GAACTGGGGACTATTTGACTTGCTCCCACGACAAAAATCCCGAGTTATTTTATGCTGCCCTAGGTGGTCTTGGTCAATTTGGCATAATAACCAGAGCAAGGGTGGCACTGGGTCCGGCTCCAAAGAGA GCTAAGTGGGTGAAAATGCTATACAGTGATTTTTCAGCTTTTACGATGGGCCAAGAACATTTGATATCACGCCATGGAAGGGACCAGGATGAAGCGATGGACTATGTAGAAGGTTCGCTTCTCATGCGCCGAAATTCAGGCAGCTGGATATCTTTCTTCTCTCCCTCCGACCACCAGCGGCTGATGTCCCTCGTGACCGAACACGAGCTCCTCTACTGTATCGAAGTAGCCAAATTCTACGATGAGCGCACCCAAAGTACGGTGGACAAG GACCTGGAGATGATATTGAAAGATTTGAGCCATGTCCCCGAGTTCATGTTCGAGAAAGATGTCGCCTACGTAGATTTCTTGAACAGGGTACGAGTTAGTGAGCTGAAGCTCCAAGGACAGGGGCTATGGAACGTTCCTCACCCGTGGCTCAACCTATTCGTGCCCAAATCTCGCATTGCCAATTTCAACACGGGCGCTTTCAAGAACATTGTTCTGAAAAAGAACATAACAACCGGAACTGTCCTCATTTACCCTATGAACAAAAATAA ATGGGACGATAGAATGTCTGCTGTTATACCTGATGAAGATGTCTTCTATACGGTTGGATTCTTGCATTCGAGTGGGTTTGAAGACTGGCAAGAGTTCGACCTTCAAAATAAGGAGGTGCTCCTTTTTTGTGAAGATAATGGTATTAAGGTCAAGCAATACCTCCCAAATTACAACACCGAAAGAGAGTGGATGCAACACTTCGGTCCGAAATGGAGGACTTTTCAAGAGGGCAAAGCTCAGTTCGATCCGAAAATGTTGTTGTCTCCTGGGCAGAGGATCTTCAACCACAACTACAAGCATGGATTCGAGCTTTGA